Proteins found in one uncultured Desulfuromonas sp. genomic segment:
- a CDS encoding HNH endonuclease signature motif containing protein: MTPEKIRADLEKLICKFEDELKSEDLRHKVIALIPCFQQLRNLGKALIPTTAKSARERILHYFEKYPQIIISGDELLVVSGIQEYARRVRELKVQFGWSIVSGTTAKQMALENEFPLSSVDVREMRPSDYILTSIEQDRDASYRWNMANEIRREKISVRDKILKYFRENIGQKITGEELKYLAKDRSEWARRVRELRTEYGWPIVTQNTGRPDLDIGVYILEADRQSPEHDRRIPDSVKREVLRQDGYKCQACGWTHEDWNRSDPRHLELHHKKPHAKGGENTTGNLTTLCTICHDDIHRKSR, encoded by the coding sequence ATGACACCAGAGAAAATCAGAGCTGATCTTGAAAAATTAATCTGCAAATTTGAAGATGAACTAAAATCGGAGGATTTACGCCATAAAGTAATCGCCCTGATTCCTTGCTTCCAACAATTGCGCAACCTTGGAAAAGCGTTAATTCCGACCACGGCTAAAAGTGCGAGAGAACGAATACTGCATTACTTTGAAAAATATCCTCAAATCATAATCAGTGGGGATGAGCTTCTTGTCGTTTCAGGCATCCAAGAGTACGCACGTAGAGTTCGTGAACTAAAAGTACAATTTGGTTGGTCTATAGTAAGTGGAACGACCGCGAAACAAATGGCTCTCGAAAACGAATTTCCCCTCAGCAGCGTTGATGTTAGAGAAATGAGGCCTTCTGATTATATTTTGACCTCTATTGAACAAGACAGAGATGCTTCTTATCGCTGGAATATGGCAAATGAGATTAGAAGGGAAAAAATTTCAGTCAGGGACAAAATCCTCAAATATTTCCGCGAAAATATCGGTCAAAAAATCACGGGGGAAGAACTAAAATACCTCGCGAAAGACAGATCGGAATGGGCCAGACGGGTACGAGAATTACGAACAGAATACGGATGGCCGATCGTGACTCAAAACACTGGCCGACCAGACCTTGATATCGGCGTTTACATCTTGGAAGCGGACAGACAGAGTCCGGAACATGATCGCCGTATCCCGGACTCTGTCAAAAGAGAAGTATTACGTCAAGATGGTTACAAATGCCAAGCCTGCGGATGGACCCATGAAGATTGGAATCGTTCCGATCCACGGCACCTGGAGTTACATCATAAGAAGCCCCATGCAAAAGGTGGAGAAAACACAACTGGAAATTTAACCACTCTTTGCACAATTTGCCATGATGACATCCATCGCAAAAGTAGATGA
- the vsr gene encoding DNA mismatch endonuclease Vsr — translation MDTFSREKRSRIMSRIRSKDTKPEKIVRSLLHKMGYRFRLHRKDLPGKPDIVLPRLHKVIFVHGCFWHGHHDCKRSKRPTSNQSFWQKKLDQNIDRDKQAISDLKKIGWDVQVIWSCQVTDSEQLKKILSAFLTE, via the coding sequence ATGGACACCTTCTCTAGAGAAAAACGAAGCCGAATTATGTCGCGCATAAGGAGTAAAGATACAAAACCTGAAAAAATTGTTCGTTCTTTACTTCACAAAATGGGTTATAGATTTCGATTACACAGGAAAGATCTACCGGGAAAACCCGACATTGTTTTACCTCGACTTCATAAAGTCATTTTTGTTCACGGTTGCTTTTGGCATGGGCACCATGATTGTAAAAGATCAAAGAGGCCGACCTCGAACCAAAGCTTCTGGCAAAAAAAACTAGATCAAAATATCGATCGAGATAAACAAGCTATTTCTGATTTAAAAAAAATCGGCTGGGATGTTCAAGTAATCTGGTCTTGCCAAGTCACAGACTCTGAGCAACTTAAAAAAATTCTTTCAGCGTTCCTTACGGAGTGA
- a CDS encoding DNA cytosine methyltransferase — protein sequence MYSSDADIKIEKSFLLQEDAKTYGARCSGDLLHNPKRYRLIDLFCGAGGMSLGFSKEFGQPFQSVWANDFNQYCVDTYNANFGKHCIAGDIVQILENKKIEIPKADVVIGGPPCQGFSLLNKNRDNDPRKELWRPYLEVVKRSEASIFVMENVPQLLGTFEHGEIVEAAKSLGFTVWQDKLIAADYGVPQTRTRAFIIGCKFTDPSLLFPPRKTHAKPSKSEGQEILSFNHQEYLPKASFWRTVKDAIGDLPAPVGTEIRDVPPPLNLHFGRNPTELSKKRYRAIPHEGMNRFDLQRNAPELTPNCWLKKKSGGTDLFGRLWWDRPSVTVRTEFFKPEKGRYLHPEQHRPITHREAARFQSFPDKFEFQGSKVEIAKQIGNAVPPLLAARVADVVRILLSQRDEIWTPSLEKNEAELCRA from the coding sequence ATGTACTCAAGTGATGCGGACATCAAAATCGAGAAATCTTTTTTGCTGCAAGAAGATGCAAAGACCTATGGTGCACGTTGTTCTGGAGACCTGCTTCATAATCCAAAAAGGTACCGCCTTATCGACTTATTCTGCGGTGCCGGAGGAATGTCCTTGGGCTTTTCAAAAGAATTCGGCCAACCATTTCAATCAGTTTGGGCGAATGATTTCAATCAATATTGTGTTGACACATACAATGCAAACTTTGGGAAACATTGCATTGCCGGCGATATCGTCCAAATACTGGAAAATAAAAAAATTGAAATTCCAAAGGCTGATGTGGTCATTGGCGGCCCTCCTTGCCAAGGATTCAGCCTGTTAAACAAAAATCGTGATAATGATCCGCGAAAGGAACTTTGGCGTCCCTACTTAGAGGTCGTGAAAAGATCCGAAGCTTCAATCTTTGTTATGGAGAATGTTCCACAACTTTTAGGAACCTTTGAGCATGGAGAAATTGTTGAAGCTGCCAAGTCTTTGGGCTTTACAGTATGGCAAGACAAACTAATTGCCGCTGACTACGGGGTCCCACAGACAAGGACAAGAGCTTTTATCATTGGGTGCAAATTTACAGATCCTTCGCTTCTGTTTCCCCCACGGAAAACCCATGCCAAACCCTCGAAAAGTGAGGGCCAAGAAATACTTTCTTTTAACCATCAAGAGTATTTGCCTAAAGCTTCTTTTTGGAGAACAGTAAAAGACGCCATTGGTGACTTACCGGCTCCAGTTGGGACAGAGATAAGGGATGTCCCACCACCTCTAAATTTACACTTTGGAAGGAACCCTACTGAACTCAGCAAAAAAAGATATCGGGCAATTCCTCACGAAGGGATGAACCGCTTCGACCTCCAAAGAAACGCACCTGAACTAACCCCGAATTGCTGGCTGAAAAAAAAGAGCGGGGGGACGGATCTTTTTGGACGACTCTGGTGGGATAGACCTTCGGTAACTGTTAGAACTGAATTTTTTAAGCCGGAAAAGGGCCGGTATCTCCACCCCGAGCAACATCGTCCAATTACACATAGAGAAGCGGCTCGTTTCCAAAGTTTTCCCGACAAATTTGAATTTCAGGGTTCTAAAGTTGAAATTGCTAAACAAATAGGTAATGCGGTCCCCCCCCTTCTAGCAGCAAGAGTCGCTGATGTGGTAAGAATTTTGCTGTCTCAAAGAGATGAGATATGGACACCTTCTCTAGAGAAAAACGAAGCCGAATTATGTCGCGCATAA
- a CDS encoding GPMC system transcriptional regulator, whose amino-acid sequence MTLSGLGYSADIHKINSYGKENLEEILHVIAETINRLTQQNRCRIYLEDLTSGSLSCAMATGLNNEELQNYSIPINSSSYPVSSVYASQEETSLEDTTLSRRYNCELESRFQIASSYMVPILRENRAMGVLCVDSGRHQLPTDQQRRDLVAFMAQVATTLDQARKYHQQLLLARQVDQQKKREAAFSMMKSAVRLVDNLSLASVLIPSPKSADSDEEGLQILASYSQDRDDRKVYEDEQLISLSKGESLLSRYIADNGIIIDDRFLEPMYIQNLQSEDLQKRYLTEQLGLQSLYVVPRYEASTKRILCVVNYYTDKSYTFNEFEQRLLEAHAEMAERVIQEIGGEHMEIQVLAEINDLLQERFEGLQPFLSRVLSKATELIGADTGSIAVVQEQEDGRWLVVEDASNTLIGAKSKEWRKKNIPPIRIGGYELPPDQRSLTGYAAHSSHTQLIVNTDDIKDQGGFYLDLANNIKSELAVPVISEDKVLAVICLNSFRSYYFTEEHKRILQIVGRMISRYLADLQQIEALTGEVQHLRSDVGYKDPNISSYKLGNIIGNSDKAKQVVKFIQTVTPPIFYRLASWNQKNIEEATLGLPSILITGDTGSGKEFLFNNIYSRLNEMYQAQLNPRSELPIKKSNIAAYSGELTYSELFGHKRGAFTGAHTDRKGILEEAHGGVVFLDEIGDADPKTQVQLLRFLDNGGFVRLGDNTTRYSRVLLIAATNKNLHQLIQEGLFREDLYHRLSELTVEVPSLNERRDDIADLSIHFLGKLYRVYKRGEDPIDSPALSVAAQQVLKEHHYQGNMRELRSILLRALFFRQGRVIGPEDIRRALESAPASEAATPIGNVTEKTANAIFTAIINDQDDFWSAVYAPYSAHQISRDVVATVIQIARERGASTMPRIAAMLKACDPRSENDNERKTFYKFKNFLYKTIRIT is encoded by the coding sequence ATGACTCTTTCAGGCCTCGGCTACAGTGCAGATATCCATAAAATCAACAGTTACGGTAAGGAGAACCTCGAAGAGATTCTCCATGTCATCGCCGAAACCATCAACCGTCTGACCCAGCAGAATCGTTGCCGCATCTACCTTGAGGACCTGACCAGCGGCAGTCTGTCATGCGCCATGGCCACCGGATTGAACAATGAGGAGCTGCAAAATTACAGTATCCCAATCAACAGCAGCTCATATCCCGTGTCAAGCGTCTATGCCAGCCAGGAAGAAACTTCGCTTGAAGACACCACGCTGAGTCGCCGCTACAACTGTGAGCTGGAAAGCCGCTTTCAGATCGCCTCAAGTTACATGGTACCGATTCTGCGAGAAAATCGTGCCATGGGCGTTTTGTGCGTCGACAGCGGTCGCCATCAACTGCCCACAGACCAGCAGCGACGCGACCTGGTTGCTTTCATGGCCCAGGTGGCAACAACACTTGACCAGGCGCGCAAATATCACCAGCAACTGCTTCTGGCCCGTCAGGTGGATCAGCAGAAGAAACGCGAGGCGGCCTTCTCCATGATGAAATCAGCCGTACGCCTGGTCGACAACCTGTCGCTGGCCTCGGTGCTGATCCCGTCGCCAAAAAGCGCTGACAGCGACGAGGAGGGATTGCAGATTCTCGCCTCCTACTCACAGGATCGCGATGACCGCAAGGTTTATGAAGATGAACAGCTCATCAGCCTGAGCAAAGGCGAATCCCTGCTATCGCGTTATATCGCCGATAACGGCATTATCATCGACGACCGTTTTCTGGAGCCTATGTATATCCAGAATCTGCAATCCGAAGACCTGCAGAAGCGTTATCTGACTGAGCAACTGGGCCTGCAATCGCTGTATGTCGTTCCACGCTATGAAGCCAGTACCAAACGGATTCTGTGCGTGGTGAATTACTACACGGATAAAAGTTATACCTTCAATGAGTTTGAGCAACGTCTGCTTGAGGCGCATGCCGAGATGGCGGAACGGGTTATTCAGGAGATCGGCGGCGAACACATGGAGATTCAGGTGCTCGCTGAGATCAACGATCTGCTACAGGAGCGCTTTGAGGGCCTGCAGCCGTTTCTCAGCCGAGTGCTGTCGAAAGCGACGGAACTGATTGGAGCGGACACCGGCAGTATTGCCGTAGTGCAAGAACAGGAGGATGGCCGTTGGCTGGTGGTAGAGGATGCCTCTAACACGCTGATCGGAGCCAAGAGCAAAGAGTGGCGCAAAAAAAACATCCCGCCGATCCGCATCGGCGGCTACGAACTGCCGCCGGACCAGCGCAGCCTGACCGGCTATGCCGCTCACAGCAGCCACACTCAGTTGATTGTCAATACCGATGACATCAAGGATCAGGGTGGTTTTTATCTCGATCTGGCCAACAATATCAAGAGTGAGCTGGCCGTTCCGGTCATCAGTGAAGACAAGGTGCTGGCGGTGATCTGTCTGAACAGTTTCCGCAGTTATTATTTCACGGAAGAGCACAAACGGATTCTGCAGATCGTCGGACGGATGATCTCTCGTTACCTGGCTGATTTACAGCAGATTGAAGCCCTCACCGGCGAGGTGCAGCATCTGCGTTCCGATGTCGGCTACAAAGACCCGAACATTTCATCCTACAAGCTCGGCAATATCATCGGCAACTCGGATAAAGCCAAACAGGTGGTCAAATTCATTCAGACCGTCACGCCACCGATCTTCTACCGACTGGCTTCATGGAACCAGAAAAATATTGAGGAAGCCACTCTAGGGTTGCCGTCAATTCTCATTACCGGGGATACCGGCAGCGGCAAAGAGTTCCTGTTTAATAACATCTACTCACGCCTCAACGAAATGTATCAGGCCCAGCTCAATCCGCGCAGCGAACTGCCGATCAAAAAAAGCAACATTGCCGCCTACAGCGGTGAGCTGACTTACTCCGAGCTGTTTGGACATAAGCGTGGTGCCTTTACCGGTGCCCATACCGACCGCAAAGGGATTCTCGAAGAGGCCCATGGTGGCGTCGTGTTTCTCGATGAGATCGGCGATGCCGACCCGAAAACCCAGGTGCAACTGTTGCGGTTTCTCGACAATGGCGGCTTTGTCCGCCTTGGTGATAACACCACCCGCTATTCGCGCGTACTGCTGATCGCCGCAACCAATAAAAATCTTCACCAACTGATTCAGGAGGGTTTGTTCCGTGAGGATCTTTATCATCGCCTGTCGGAATTGACCGTCGAAGTTCCGTCGCTCAATGAGCGACGCGATGACATCGCCGACCTCAGTATTCACTTTCTCGGCAAGCTGTATCGCGTATACAAGCGTGGCGAGGACCCCATCGACTCACCCGCGCTCAGCGTTGCCGCCCAGCAGGTCCTCAAAGAGCATCACTACCAGGGCAACATGCGTGAATTGAGATCGATCCTGTTACGAGCGTTGTTTTTCCGCCAGGGACGGGTAATCGGCCCCGAGGACATCCGCCGCGCGCTGGAAAGCGCACCCGCCTCGGAAGCCGCCACCCCCATCGGCAATGTGACCGAAAAAACCGCCAACGCCATTTTCACAGCCATTATCAACGATCAGGACGACTTCTGGTCTGCCGTCTACGCCCCCTACTCCGCCCATCAGATCTCACGGGATGTCGTGGCTACGGTCATTCAGATCGCCCGCGAACGCGGCGCTTCAACCATGCCACGCATCGCCGCCATGCTCAAAGCCTGCGACCCCCGCAGTGAAAACGACAACGAGCGTAAAACGTTTTACAAATTCAAGAATTTCCTCTACAAGACGATCCGGATCACCTGA
- a CDS encoding VTT domain-containing protein, whose amino-acid sequence MTHLAERSADQRDLAVLVDDCSDCGACLRQCAFLERYGSPAAIQQLYEQDSQQGKLAFSCSLCGLCNVVCPAELSLDQYFLSMRRHYIAEHPEHLKKYGGLRFYESIGTSKTFSHYALPANCTGVFFPGCALTGSRPERTWELYQHLRSEQPSLGLVLDCCTKPSHDLGDVDRFNEKFFPLRAFLENNGINTVITACPNCYQVFKRYAPQMNCRSVYEVLDTTLLPPRPDTTGTITIHDPCVSRGEPHVHEAVRSLIDKVGLEYQEMKNSRKTALCCGEGGCVMAEDKELALSWRQRRADQADQRLIVSYCAGCVDALRPEASASHVLDIIFDPLTALDRKQKSPGSLKRYINRLQLKKRAKKQIACRVRGDRRMTTSEHKKKNRLGQVIVFALLVAAIVALKMTGAADYLQPERLRDWIAGTGFWAPVIFMLLYTAAPALFLPGLPLTILGGILFGPFWGVIYTISGATAGACVAFLVARYLGRDWIRGKLTAPRWQKLDEDVARNGWKVVAFTRLIPLFPFNLLNYAFGLTNIRFSHYAITSFICMLPATIAFISLSSSLGELIKGQVSKEFIIGIVLVVALSLLPMWWKKRQGKRREEQ is encoded by the coding sequence ATGACACACTTAGCCGAACGCTCTGCGGATCAAAGAGATCTTGCCGTTCTGGTTGATGATTGCAGCGACTGCGGAGCCTGCCTGCGACAATGCGCCTTTCTGGAACGCTACGGCTCACCGGCAGCTATCCAACAGCTCTATGAGCAGGATTCGCAACAGGGAAAACTCGCCTTTTCCTGCAGCCTGTGTGGGCTGTGTAATGTGGTTTGCCCGGCCGAACTGTCCCTGGACCAATACTTTTTGTCCATGCGTCGTCATTACATCGCCGAGCACCCGGAGCACTTAAAAAAATATGGCGGGCTGCGCTTTTACGAATCGATTGGCACGTCAAAAACCTTTAGTCATTATGCCCTGCCCGCCAACTGCACCGGCGTCTTCTTCCCCGGCTGTGCCTTGACCGGTAGCCGACCGGAACGCACCTGGGAGTTGTATCAGCATCTGCGTTCCGAGCAACCCAGCCTTGGCCTGGTTCTGGATTGCTGCACCAAGCCTTCTCACGATCTGGGCGACGTTGACCGCTTCAACGAAAAATTCTTTCCTCTCCGAGCGTTTTTGGAAAACAATGGCATCAACACCGTGATCACGGCCTGCCCCAACTGCTACCAAGTATTCAAACGCTATGCTCCGCAAATGAACTGCCGCTCGGTGTACGAGGTTCTCGATACGACCCTTTTGCCGCCCCGTCCGGACACCACAGGAACGATTACCATTCACGACCCCTGCGTCAGCCGGGGAGAACCCCACGTCCATGAGGCGGTTCGTTCCTTGATCGACAAGGTTGGTCTGGAATACCAGGAGATGAAAAACAGCCGAAAAACCGCACTATGTTGTGGTGAAGGAGGCTGCGTGATGGCCGAAGACAAGGAGCTGGCCCTGAGTTGGCGCCAGCGCCGCGCCGATCAGGCCGATCAACGCCTGATTGTCAGCTACTGCGCCGGCTGTGTTGACGCACTGCGTCCCGAAGCTTCAGCGAGTCATGTGTTGGATATTATTTTTGATCCACTTACCGCTCTGGATCGCAAGCAAAAAAGCCCCGGCTCACTGAAACGCTACATAAATCGCTTACAACTCAAAAAACGCGCGAAAAAACAGATCGCTTGCCGCGTTCGTGGAGACCGTCGCATGACCACCTCAGAACATAAGAAAAAAAACCGCCTTGGCCAAGTCATCGTCTTCGCCTTGTTGGTCGCCGCTATTGTCGCCCTGAAAATGACCGGGGCAGCCGATTACCTGCAACCGGAAAGACTGCGCGACTGGATTGCCGGCACCGGATTCTGGGCGCCAGTCATTTTCATGCTGTTGTACACCGCTGCTCCGGCCCTGTTTCTTCCCGGACTGCCCCTGACCATTCTCGGCGGCATCTTGTTTGGTCCGTTCTGGGGTGTCATCTACACCATCAGCGGGGCCACAGCCGGTGCCTGCGTGGCCTTTCTTGTTGCTCGCTATCTCGGCCGCGATTGGATTCGAGGCAAACTCACGGCGCCACGCTGGCAGAAACTCGACGAAGATGTGGCGCGCAACGGCTGGAAAGTGGTCGCGTTTACCCGGCTGATTCCGCTGTTTCCTTTTAACCTGCTCAATTACGCGTTCGGTTTGACCAACATCCGCTTCAGTCACTACGCCATCACCTCGTTTATCTGCATGTTACCGGCAACCATCGCCTTTATCTCGTTATCGAGTTCTCTGGGCGAATTGATCAAGGGACAGGTTTCCAAAGAATTCATCATCGGGATCGTACTGGTGGTGGCCTTGTCTCTGCTGCCAATGTGGTGGAAAAAACGTCAGGGAAAACGTCGTGAGGAGCAGTAA
- a CDS encoding rhodanese-like domain-containing protein → MLISTTQYASAFSLQRLDVQRGSQQLQDLMILDARPLAQFQQGHIAGAHSLSWEDYTRPDSNGVNYRIAPLNELTKALGHMGIPETSAVLIYGDADTSWGGEGWAAWLLAWLGHQGPVYILDGGIQAWQAAQLPLVTTVTPATEVTYQASVQPQLLISAAEIDAKKDHITLVDTRNYWMEWLPGHLPNAIHLDWKELFHGEDNRAIDAQAFKKLLEKKGIDLNKPVVYYCTGGIRSGYAWMVHELAGLPSAINFEGGTEEWAAFKKQP, encoded by the coding sequence ATGCTCATATCCACCACTCAGTATGCGTCTGCGTTTTCCCTGCAGCGACTCGATGTCCAACGCGGTTCACAACAACTGCAAGATCTGATGATTCTTGATGCCCGGCCACTGGCTCAATTTCAGCAGGGCCATATTGCCGGAGCTCACTCGTTAAGCTGGGAGGACTATACCAGACCCGATAGTAACGGCGTCAACTACCGAATCGCACCGCTGAATGAACTGACCAAGGCACTCGGTCACATGGGAATTCCCGAAACATCGGCAGTACTGATTTACGGTGATGCCGACACCAGTTGGGGCGGTGAAGGCTGGGCGGCCTGGCTGCTGGCCTGGCTCGGGCATCAGGGGCCGGTTTATATTCTCGACGGCGGTATTCAGGCCTGGCAAGCCGCCCAACTCCCTTTGGTCACCACGGTGACCCCAGCGACAGAAGTAACCTATCAGGCGTCAGTGCAGCCCCAATTACTGATCAGCGCTGCGGAGATTGACGCCAAAAAAGATCACATCACCCTGGTTGATACGCGCAACTACTGGATGGAATGGTTACCAGGGCACCTGCCCAACGCCATCCATCTCGACTGGAAAGAGCTGTTTCACGGCGAAGACAACCGGGCCATTGACGCACAAGCGTTCAAAAAACTGCTGGAGAAAAAAGGCATCGACCTGAACAAACCGGTAGTTTATTACTGCACCGGCGGTATCCGTTCCGGTTATGCCTGGATGGTTCATGAACTCGCCGGCTTGCCTTCGGCTATCAACTTTGAAGGGGGCACGGAAGAGTGGGCCGCCTTCAAAAAACAGCCTTGA
- a CDS encoding glycosyltransferase 87 family protein, translating to MSIRHINNRVTAGDKVVFVGTAFAVCMVVFSYGVLSFADDLRLFLPELVACSAVVVGCVSVLLLIPCGSRNRRVSVLILLLAALFRLLFVTAAPQLSDDVYRYLWDGLQLLHGHNPYALAPQQVMTTTGSLAAAQGQINHPHLVTIYPPAAQLFFALAGGQLIGFKLLCILVDLGSCLLLAHLLRRLNRSPWWLAVYAWHPLVILECAGSAHIDVLAVFFVLAALSMVLSTRRHAGWIGGILLMLAVLTKLFPVVFAPFLWLALPADQRSGFMIGAVTTAVVLLGAFYPAIVNGLETLATYSRHWEFSGFTFQQLRQWLHSGDQARLLLATLFASILVVAWWRLKKMPNSAPWPMLQTFMGVVLVFLLLTPTLHPWYALYLVAFATLVPHPAALVLSWSVLLSYQVVAHYHLTGIWQERADLSFYIWLAPLLALLASAAFSRLSRRVSN from the coding sequence ATGAGCATAAGGCACATCAATAACAGGGTTACTGCCGGGGATAAAGTCGTTTTTGTCGGCACTGCTTTTGCCGTGTGCATGGTTGTGTTCTCCTATGGTGTTCTGTCGTTCGCGGATGACTTGCGACTGTTTTTGCCGGAGCTTGTTGCCTGTTCGGCTGTTGTTGTTGGCTGCGTCAGTGTCTTGTTGCTGATCCCTTGTGGTAGCCGTAATCGCCGTGTCAGCGTGTTGATCCTGCTGTTGGCAGCGCTGTTCCGTTTGTTGTTTGTTACTGCTGCACCGCAACTTTCCGATGATGTTTATCGCTATCTATGGGATGGCCTGCAACTTCTGCATGGCCATAATCCTTATGCGTTGGCGCCGCAGCAGGTGATGACGACAACGGGATCACTTGCCGCGGCGCAGGGCCAGATCAACCATCCGCATCTGGTGACGATTTATCCACCTGCGGCCCAACTGTTTTTTGCTCTGGCCGGAGGGCAACTGATCGGCTTCAAGCTGCTGTGCATTCTGGTTGATCTCGGCAGCTGTTTATTGCTGGCGCACCTGTTGCGCCGTCTGAACCGTTCCCCCTGGTGGCTGGCGGTGTATGCCTGGCATCCCTTGGTCATACTGGAATGCGCTGGCTCCGCCCATATCGATGTTTTGGCGGTCTTCTTTGTTTTGGCCGCCCTGTCCATGGTCCTTTCCACGAGGCGGCATGCCGGGTGGATCGGCGGAATTCTGCTGATGCTGGCGGTGTTGACCAAACTTTTTCCGGTGGTATTTGCACCGTTTTTATGGCTGGCATTGCCCGCCGACCAGCGTAGTGGCTTTATGATCGGCGCTGTCACGACAGCCGTGGTTCTCCTCGGAGCCTTTTATCCGGCTATTGTCAACGGTTTGGAGACCTTGGCCACCTACTCACGCCATTGGGAGTTTTCCGGCTTTACTTTTCAGCAATTGCGTCAATGGCTGCATTCTGGAGATCAGGCGCGGCTGTTGTTGGCTACGCTATTTGCGTCAATTCTTGTTGTCGCCTGGTGGCGACTGAAAAAAATGCCGAATTCCGCTCCCTGGCCTATGTTGCAAACCTTCATGGGGGTCGTGCTGGTTTTTCTTTTACTCACCCCGACCCTGCATCCCTGGTATGCCCTTTATCTGGTGGCGTTTGCCACGCTGGTCCCCCATCCGGCGGCGCTGGTCCTGAGCTGGAGCGTTCTGCTCAGTTATCAGGTGGTGGCGCACTATCACCTGACCGGCATCTGGCAGGAACGGGCTGACCTGTCATTTTATATCTGGCTGGCGCCTTTACTGGCCTTATTGGCCAGTGCCGCTTTTTCCCGTCTCAGCAGGCGAGTAAGCAACTGA
- a CDS encoding glycosyltransferase family 2 protein: MLHSQSNTIALIIPARNEAESLPQVFKNIPPNIQQVIVVDNGSTDSTAQIARYHGATVVSESRQGYGQACLAGIKFLEQNPPNLVAFADGDGSDNHRELARLIETLNSEQRDLVLAQRIPKNRQALSPQQRFGNGLATLLISLIWGGSYQDLGPMRVIRWEALQQLDMKDCNFGWTIEMQIKALQHNLSIREIPVTYLPRLAGESKISRTAKGVLQAGSKILWVVAREAWRSRSQLLTRLLRREKAALANKASKGASQI; the protein is encoded by the coding sequence ATGCTACACTCCCAGAGCAACACCATTGCACTGATCATTCCGGCTCGCAACGAAGCCGAATCACTGCCTCAGGTTTTTAAAAACATCCCCCCAAACATCCAGCAGGTTATTGTTGTCGACAACGGTTCCACCGATTCAACCGCCCAAATTGCCCGCTACCATGGTGCAACAGTGGTTTCTGAATCGCGTCAGGGCTATGGTCAGGCGTGCCTGGCCGGAATTAAATTTCTGGAACAGAACCCACCGAACCTGGTCGCCTTTGCCGATGGCGATGGCAGCGACAATCACCGTGAATTGGCCCGACTGATTGAAACCCTTAACAGTGAGCAACGCGATTTGGTGTTGGCCCAGCGCATCCCCAAGAACCGGCAAGCACTCAGCCCACAACAACGATTTGGCAACGGGCTGGCCACCTTGTTGATCAGTCTGATCTGGGGTGGCAGCTATCAGGATCTTGGCCCCATGCGGGTGATTCGCTGGGAAGCCCTGCAACAACTGGACATGAAAGATTGCAACTTCGGCTGGACCATTGAGATGCAAATCAAGGCATTGCAGCACAATTTGTCCATCCGCGAGATTCCGGTGACCTACCTGCCACGTCTGGCCGGAGAATCCAAGATCAGTCGCACCGCCAAAGGGGTGTTGCAGGCCGGGAGTAAAATTCTCTGGGTGGTCGCACGCGAAGCATGGCGCAGTCGCAGTCAGTTGCTTACTCGCCTGCTGAGACGGGAAAAAGCGGCACTGGCCAATAAGGCCAGTAAAGGCGCCAGCCAGATATAA